The segment TTGCACCTAACCAACATCGGACTGCAGTTCGAATTGAATAAAGCCAAAAGCACGGTGAACATCACGGCCACTGTCAAGGCTACTGAGAAGACAGGGGTGGAAATGGAGGCGCTCACCGCCGTGGCGGTGAGCGCGCTGACCATCTACGATATGTGCAAGGCCGTGGATCGGGGAATGACCATCGATAACATTCGACTGGTTCAAAAAAGCGGGGGCAAGAGCGGAACGATCACTCTGGAATAGCAAACAGGAGTCGGAAATAACTGATAGGAGTGATCCCATGTGATCTCATGCTGGGGAAGCCACCCTCTCCCCTCGAGAGACAGCGATTTCAGAGGGTGCAGGGACGCTTCCCCGCCGGGGGCCTGCCCTCGACCTGATCGGGGGTTCGGGGGTGTCCCCCGCTATCTGCTAATCTCCCCCCAAGATTGGGGGACAGGGGGTTGATACAGATTTTATGAAAATAGCTAGAACCATCGCCGAAATGAAGGAAATGAGACAGCAGCTGACGGGAACGGTGGGCTTTGTTCCCACCATGGGCTATTTGCACGAAGGGCATACCACTCTGGTTCGTGTGGCAAGGTCGGAAAACGACGCCGCGGTGGTCAGCATCTTCGTCAATCCGACTCAGTTTGGTCCCAAGGAAGACTTTGCGAAATACCCCCGCGATACCGAACGCGACCTGGCTATGCTGGAGAAGGTGAAGACTGATATCGTCTTTATGCCGGAAGTAACGGACATGTATCCGGCAACGTTCAATTCCTGGGTGGTGCTGGAAGGAATTACCGGGAAGCTGGAAGGGGCGTCGCGCCCCGGCCACTTCAAAGGCGTAACCACCGTAGTAGCCAAGCTTTTCAACATCACTGAGCCCACCCGGGCCTACTTCGGGCAGAAGGACGCTCAGCAATTACTGGTTATCCGCAAGATGGTCGCCGACCTTAATATGAATCTGGACGTCATCACTGTTCCCACGGTCCGAGAGCCGGATGGACTGGCCATGAGCAGCCGAAACGTTTATCTCAACCCGGTGGAACGCCAAGGCGCTCTGGTTTTGTGGAAATCGCTCCAACTGGCACAAAAGCTGTGGGATAGCGGCGAGAGAGACGGAGAACAAATACGGAGCCAGATGATCGGCTTCATTCAGAATGAACCCCTGGCGCAAATCGATTATATCAGCGTGGCTGATACCGAATCCCTGGAGGAACTCAAGAAGTTGGCCCAACCCCCGCTGGTGTCTCTGGCGGTCCGGTTTGGCAAGACCCGGTTAATCGATAACAAGATATTGGAGGGACCCGCTTGAAGATACTGGTAGCCAACGATGATGGAATACAAGCCGATGGTTTATGGGTGCTGGTTGATGCGCTCAGGCAAGTCAGCGAAGTGGTGGTGGTGGCTCCCGATCGCGAACAGAGCGCGGTCGGCACATCGGTCACCCTCCATCATCCCCTGCGAATGAAGAAAATCGAATCCCGCATTGTACGAGGGATCGAAACCTATTCGGTCGAGGGAACGCCCGCCGATAGCGTAATCCTTGGCCTCAAACTGGTGGCGCCGGGCGGTGTGGACCTAGTTATCTCCGGAATCAACGAAGGATTGAACATGGGCAGCGATGTCTTCATCTCCGGAACAGTCGGCGCTGCCTTTCAGGGCAACTTCTATGAGACCCCCGCCATCGCTATTTCCACGGCGATTTCGGACTCCAAGACGCGGTTTGATGTTGCCGCAACAGTTGCCAAACTCCTGGTGATGAATATCCAGCAAAAGGGCTTGCACCCCAAGTCTCTGCTGAATGTCAATGTCCCCAACATTCCGCTCGACCAGATTCAAGGCGTTGAACTGACCCGTCTGGCAGGAAGGAAATACCAGGACGAGATCAAGAAAGGGCACGATGGAAAGAGAGACTATTACTGGATCGTCAGGGGCGAGTCCATCTGGAAAGAGACGAAAGGAACCGATATCTGGGCCATAAGACAAAACAGGGTTTCCATCACTCCTCTTCTGGGCAACATCACCAACTCGAGCCTGTTTCACCCCCTGCAAGAACTGTGCTCTTCGCTCTCCCGGGAACTGCGTCCTGCGGGATGTTGAACACAAGCTTCGGCTTAATCCGGTAAGTTTCCTCGGTTCCGGAAACAGTCAGCCTGTTATATCACCTGTTTCCGGAACCCTTCTTATCTCATCCTTCAAGATTCATCGAGCGGATAGTATCCCTCTTTGGTGTGCACTTCCCTTCCGGTGAGAGGGGGATTGAAAACACAGATCATCCGCATATCCTCAAAGGCGGTCAGATAGTGCCGCTCGTGCCCGTTCAAAGCATAAAGCGTGCCGTCCTCAATGGGATGAACCTGCCCGGTTTCCAAGTCTCTAATCTGACCTCTTCCCGCCACACAATAGACGGCTTCGAGATGATATTTGTACCAGATATACGTCTCGGTTCCGGCATATATAACGGTATCGTGCATGGAGAAGCCCATGGCATCGTTCTTGAGCAACAGGCGTCGGCTGGCCCAGTTGCCGTTCGGGGCCTTCACATCCCTTTCCGTTCCCAGCACCTCTTGCAGTCGGCGGATAATCACAGGAATTTGCCCCCCGCTGCCACTGCCGATCGCTTTTCCTCCACAAGAGCATCCAGAGACTCAGCCAGAATATCCAATCCGCGCCTCAACAACTCCTCTTCTATGACCAGGGGCGGCAACAGTTTCAGAACCTGACGTTCGCTCCCTGAGGTTTCGGTAATCAGTTGCCTCTCAAAGGCTTTCACCGATAGTCCCGCGGCAAAACCGGCGTGCGGAAGCTCCAGTCCCCAAACCATGCCTCTCCCTCGTACCGACATGCCAAGCTCAGGATATTTGTTGGCCATCTCCTGCAGTTTGGCCTGAATTATTTCTCCCTTGTGAGCTATCTCCCGGCTAAGGGTATCATCTCTCCAGTACAGGTTCAGCATTTCTGTCGAGGCCACAAAAGCCAGGTTATTGCCCCGGAAGGTGCCGGTGTGTCTTCCCGGTTCCCATAGATCCAGTTCAGGCCGTATCAAGAGGATTGCCATCGGCAAGCCGCCGCCAATGGCCTTGGACAGACAAACGATATCGGGTGTAATCCCGGCTTCTTCAAAGCTGAAAAATCGCCCTGTGCGCCCATTGCCTACCTGAATATCATCGACGATCAACGCGATATCTTTCCTTTTGCACAAGGACTCCATGTCTTTCAGCCACTGAGAGCTGGCAACGTTGATTCCGCCTTCACCCTGCACCGTCTCTACGATCACGGCTGCGGGTAAGTCCACGCCACTGCTGGTGTCTCGGATGAACTTTTGTATATAGTCGACAGTATTGATGCCCTCTCCCAGATAACCATCAAAAGGCATGTGATCTATATTGATCCTCCACCCATAAGCCACATCGCGATATTTGTCGTTGCCGGTTGCGGCAAGAGCGCCGAGGGTATGTCCGTGATAGCCGTTGGTGAAAGAGATAATATTGGCGCGTCCTTTAGCCATGCGCACC is part of the Dehalococcoidia bacterium genome and harbors:
- the moaC gene encoding cyclic pyranopterin monophosphate synthase MoaC, with translation MPTHFDSSGQVHMVDVSDKDVTGRVAIAKGSVKMKPSTLDLIEQGQAAKGDVLAVAQTAGILAAKKTPELIPLCHPLHLTNIGLQFELNKAKSTVNITATVKATEKTGVEMEALTAVAVSALTIYDMCKAVDRGMTIDNIRLVQKSGGKSGTITLE
- the ectB gene encoding diaminobutyrate--2-oxoglutarate transaminase, with amino-acid sequence MSVIEEIESNVRSYVRAFPVIFDSAEGALLRDEQGNEYIDFFAGAGVLNYGHNHPAVNKAIIEYLQRNGVVHSLDMATSAKIRFLETFREVILAPRNLDYKVQFTGPTGTNAVEAALKLVRMAKGRANIISFTNGYHGHTLGALAATGNDKYRDVAYGWRINIDHMPFDGYLGEGINTVDYIQKFIRDTSSGVDLPAAVIVETVQGEGGINVASSQWLKDMESLCKRKDIALIVDDIQVGNGRTGRFFSFEEAGITPDIVCLSKAIGGGLPMAILLIRPELDLWEPGRHTGTFRGNNLAFVASTEMLNLYWRDDTLSREIAHKGEIIQAKLQEMANKYPELGMSVRGRGMVWGLELPHAGFAAGLSVKAFERQLITETSGSERQVLKLLPPLVIEEELLRRGLDILAESLDALVEEKRSAVAAGGKFL
- a CDS encoding ectoine synthase: MIIRRLQEVLGTERDVKAPNGNWASRRLLLKNDAMGFSMHDTVIYAGTETYIWYKYHLEAVYCVAGRGQIRDLETGQVHPIEDGTLYALNGHERHYLTAFEDMRMICVFNPPLTGREVHTKEGYYPLDES
- the panC gene encoding pantoate--beta-alanine ligase, whose translation is MKIARTIAEMKEMRQQLTGTVGFVPTMGYLHEGHTTLVRVARSENDAAVVSIFVNPTQFGPKEDFAKYPRDTERDLAMLEKVKTDIVFMPEVTDMYPATFNSWVVLEGITGKLEGASRPGHFKGVTTVVAKLFNITEPTRAYFGQKDAQQLLVIRKMVADLNMNLDVITVPTVREPDGLAMSSRNVYLNPVERQGALVLWKSLQLAQKLWDSGERDGEQIRSQMIGFIQNEPLAQIDYISVADTESLEELKKLAQPPLVSLAVRFGKTRLIDNKILEGPA
- the surE gene encoding 5'/3'-nucleotidase SurE, which codes for MKILVANDDGIQADGLWVLVDALRQVSEVVVVAPDREQSAVGTSVTLHHPLRMKKIESRIVRGIETYSVEGTPADSVILGLKLVAPGGVDLVISGINEGLNMGSDVFISGTVGAAFQGNFYETPAIAISTAISDSKTRFDVAATVAKLLVMNIQQKGLHPKSLLNVNVPNIPLDQIQGVELTRLAGRKYQDEIKKGHDGKRDYYWIVRGESIWKETKGTDIWAIRQNRVSITPLLGNITNSSLFHPLQELCSSLSRELRPAGC